A window of the Bacteroides thetaiotaomicron VPI-5482 genome harbors these coding sequences:
- the panB gene encoding 3-methyl-2-oxobutanoate hydroxymethyltransferase — MAGYISDDTRKVTTHRLVEMKQRGERISMLTSYDYTMAQIVDGAGMDVILVGDSASNVMAGNVTTLPITLDQMIYHAKSVVRGVKRAMVVVDMPFGSYQGNEMEGLASAIRIMKESHADALKLEGGEEIIDTVKRIISAGIPVMGHLGLMPQSINKYGTYTVRAKDDSEAEKLIRDAHLLEEAGCFAIVLEKIPATLAERVASELTIPIIGIGAGGHVDGQVLVIQDMLGMNNGFRPRFLRRYADLYTVMTDAISRYVSDVKNCDFPNEKEQY, encoded by the coding sequence ATGGCTGGTTATATATCAGATGACACAAGAAAGGTGACTACTCATCGCCTGGTTGAAATGAAGCAAAGAGGCGAAAGAATATCTATGCTTACTTCTTATGATTACACAATGGCACAGATCGTAGATGGTGCGGGAATGGACGTAATTTTGGTAGGCGACTCCGCTTCCAACGTGATGGCAGGTAACGTGACTACATTGCCTATAACTCTCGACCAGATGATTTATCACGCTAAATCAGTGGTACGTGGCGTAAAACGCGCTATGGTTGTAGTCGATATGCCTTTCGGATCTTATCAGGGTAACGAAATGGAAGGTCTTGCTTCTGCCATCCGCATTATGAAGGAAAGCCATGCCGATGCTTTGAAACTGGAAGGTGGAGAAGAAATCATCGATACGGTGAAACGTATCATCAGCGCGGGTATTCCGGTGATGGGACACTTGGGACTGATGCCTCAGTCCATTAATAAATACGGTACTTATACGGTACGTGCCAAAGATGACAGCGAAGCTGAAAAGCTGATTCGTGATGCTCATCTTCTCGAAGAGGCAGGCTGCTTTGCCATCGTACTCGAAAAGATACCGGCTACTCTTGCAGAACGTGTGGCTTCCGAACTGACGATACCTATTATAGGTATTGGTGCCGGTGGTCATGTTGACGGACAAGTATTGGTCATTCAGGATATGCTTGGAATGAACAACGGATTCCGTCCGCGCTTCTTACGTCGTTATGCAGACCTGTATACGGTGATGACTGACGCTATCAGCCGTTACGTATCCGACGTGAAGAATTGCGACTTCCCTAACGAGAAGGAACAATATTAA
- a CDS encoding acyloxyacyl hydrolase, whose product MFCLPKTPLAGQESFGFIHRLGMEARPQYVFPTNPFLQGENERWKPIQTSFAAHLKYSFKFRPNTCADRIYGGAYQGIGVSLTTFGDKKQLGDPFSFYVFQGARIARFSPRASLNYEWNFGLSAGWKPYDNYYNSYNGAVGSRMNAYINAGVYINWAFSRYFDLIVGGDFTHFSNGNTKFPNAGINTAGAKIGLVYNFNRTEEDLSKSLYQPVTTRFPRHISYDVVLFGSWRRKGVWVGEKQIASPNAYPVAGFNFAPMYNLGYKFRVGASLDGVYDGSANVYREDVIVEYGSSSSKREFLKPGIQHQLALGLSGRAEYVMPYFTIGVGMGANVLSRGDMRGFYQILALKIAVTRSSFLHIGYNLQNFQTPNYLMLGLGFRFHNKYPKVRH is encoded by the coding sequence ATGTTTTGCCTGCCGAAGACTCCTTTGGCAGGGCAGGAGTCTTTTGGTTTTATCCATCGTTTGGGAATGGAAGCCCGTCCGCAATATGTATTTCCTACCAACCCCTTCCTGCAAGGAGAGAACGAACGCTGGAAACCGATTCAGACATCGTTTGCCGCCCACTTGAAATACTCGTTCAAGTTTCGCCCCAATACTTGTGCCGACCGTATTTACGGTGGAGCTTATCAGGGTATCGGTGTGTCCCTTACCACCTTTGGTGATAAAAAACAGTTGGGCGATCCTTTCTCATTCTATGTGTTTCAAGGAGCACGAATTGCCCGTTTCTCTCCCCGTGCCTCGCTCAATTATGAGTGGAATTTCGGTTTGTCCGCCGGATGGAAGCCATACGACAATTATTATAATTCCTATAATGGTGCGGTCGGTTCACGGATGAATGCTTATATCAATGCCGGAGTTTACATAAACTGGGCGTTTTCCCGTTACTTCGATCTGATTGTCGGAGGCGATTTCACGCACTTCTCCAATGGTAACACTAAATTCCCGAATGCGGGAATCAATACTGCCGGAGCCAAGATCGGACTCGTCTACAATTTCAATCGTACGGAAGAAGACCTCTCGAAATCACTCTATCAGCCTGTCACCACCCGTTTTCCCCGGCATATCAGTTATGATGTCGTGCTGTTCGGGTCATGGCGTCGAAAGGGAGTGTGGGTAGGAGAGAAGCAGATCGCATCTCCCAATGCGTATCCCGTTGCCGGATTCAATTTTGCCCCGATGTATAATCTGGGTTATAAATTTCGCGTGGGAGCTTCACTGGACGGTGTCTATGATGGCAGTGCCAATGTATATAGGGAAGATGTAATTGTGGAATATGGGAGCAGCAGTTCTAAACGTGAGTTCCTGAAACCGGGCATTCAGCATCAACTGGCCTTGGGACTTTCGGGACGTGCGGAATATGTGATGCCTTATTTTACCATTGGCGTCGGTATGGGAGCCAACGTGCTCAGCCGTGGCGATATGAGAGGCTTTTACCAGATTCTTGCATTGAAAATAGCCGTTACCCGCAGTTCCTTTCTTCACATCGGATACAATTTGCAGAACTTCCAGACGCCCAACTATCTGATGCTCGGACTCGGTTTCCGTTTCCACAATAAATATCCTAAGGTACGTCATTAA
- the purT gene encoding formate-dependent phosphoribosylglycinamide formyltransferase — protein sequence MKKILLLGSGELGKEFVISAQRKGQHVIACDSYAGAPAMQVADEFEVFDMLDGEALERVVEKHHPDIIVPEIEAIRTERLYDFEKEGIQVVPSARAVNFTMNRKAIRDLAAKELGLKTANYFYAKTLDELKEAAAKIGFPCVVKPLMSSSGKGQSLVKSADELEHAWEYGCSGSRGDIRELIIEEFIKFDSEITLLTVTQKNGPTLFCPPIGHVQKGGDYRESFQPAHIDPAHLKEAEEMAEKVTRALTGAGLWGVEFFLSHENGVYFSELSPRPHDTGMVTLAGTQNLNEFELHLRAVLGLPIPGIKQERIGASAVILSPIASQERPQYRGMEEVTKEEDTYLRIFGKPFTRVNRRMGVVLCYAPLNSDLDALRDKAKRIAEKVEVY from the coding sequence ATGAAGAAAATATTGTTACTCGGTTCCGGAGAGTTAGGAAAAGAGTTTGTGATCTCTGCACAGCGCAAGGGGCAACACGTCATTGCTTGTGATTCTTATGCCGGAGCACCTGCTATGCAAGTTGCCGATGAATTTGAAGTCTTCGACATGCTGGACGGTGAAGCATTGGAACGCGTTGTCGAAAAACATCATCCGGACATCATCGTTCCGGAGATAGAAGCCATCCGCACAGAGCGTCTCTATGACTTTGAAAAAGAAGGAATCCAGGTAGTGCCCAGTGCCCGTGCCGTCAACTTCACGATGAACCGTAAGGCGATCCGTGACCTTGCCGCCAAAGAACTCGGCTTGAAAACAGCCAACTATTTTTATGCCAAGACCCTGGACGAACTGAAGGAAGCAGCCGCCAAAATCGGTTTCCCTTGTGTCGTCAAACCGTTGATGTCTTCTTCCGGCAAAGGACAGTCTCTCGTCAAGAGTGCCGACGAGCTTGAACATGCCTGGGAATACGGATGCAGTGGCAGCCGTGGCGATATCCGCGAACTGATCATCGAAGAATTCATCAAATTCGACAGTGAAATCACCCTGCTCACCGTTACACAGAAAAACGGACCTACGCTGTTCTGTCCTCCTATCGGACACGTACAGAAAGGCGGTGACTACCGTGAGAGTTTCCAGCCTGCACACATCGACCCTGCACACTTGAAAGAAGCCGAAGAAATGGCGGAAAAAGTAACCCGTGCCTTGACTGGTGCCGGACTTTGGGGAGTGGAATTCTTCCTGAGCCATGAAAACGGAGTCTACTTCTCCGAGCTTTCTCCCCGTCCGCACGATACGGGCATGGTGACATTGGCAGGAACACAGAATCTGAATGAGTTTGAACTTCACCTGCGGGCCGTACTCGGTCTGCCCATCCCCGGCATCAAGCAGGAGCGGATCGGTGCAAGTGCCGTTATCCTTTCTCCGATAGCGAGTCAGGAACGTCCTCAGTATCGTGGCATGGAAGAAGTGACGAAAGAAGAAGACACTTATCTGCGCATCTTCGGCAAGCCGTTTACCCGCGTCAACCGTCGCATGGGAGTCGTACTTTGCTATGCACCGCTGAACTCCGATCTGGATGCGTTGCGTGATAAAGCGAAACGAATCGCCGAGAAAGTAGAGGTGTACTAA
- a CDS encoding HAD family hydrolase: MDTTKTIAALFDFDGVIMDTETQYTVFWDEQGRKYLNEEDFGRRIKGQTLTQIYEKYFSDLPEAQQEITAGLNIYEKSMSYEYIPGVEAFIADLRKHGAKIAVVTSSNEEKMQNVYNAHPEFKGMVDRILTGEMFARSKPAPDCFLLGMEIFGATPENSYVFEDSFHGLQAGMTSGATVIGLATTNTREAITGKAHYIIDDFSEMTFEHLLALHR, translated from the coding sequence ATGGATACAACAAAGACAATTGCGGCACTGTTCGATTTTGATGGTGTCATCATGGATACGGAAACACAGTACACTGTTTTCTGGGATGAACAAGGGCGTAAATATCTGAATGAAGAAGACTTCGGCCGTCGTATCAAGGGACAGACGCTGACCCAGATTTACGAGAAATATTTCTCGGACCTCCCCGAAGCTCAACAAGAGATTACGGCCGGACTCAATATTTATGAGAAAAGCATGTCCTATGAGTACATCCCCGGTGTAGAAGCTTTTATTGCCGATCTTCGTAAACACGGAGCAAAAATAGCCGTTGTAACCAGCTCCAACGAAGAGAAGATGCAAAACGTCTATAACGCCCATCCCGAATTTAAAGGAATGGTAGACCGCATCCTGACCGGAGAAATGTTTGCCCGTTCCAAACCCGCTCCCGACTGTTTCCTGCTCGGTATGGAAATATTCGGTGCTACTCCCGAAAACTCGTACGTGTTCGAAGACTCCTTCCACGGTCTGCAAGCCGGAATGACTTCCGGTGCCACCGTTATCGGTCTTGCCACTACCAATACAAGAGAGGCCATCACCGGAAAGGCACATTATATAATAGATGACTTTTCGGAAATGACCTTTGAACACTTATTGGCTTTGCATCGTTAG
- a CDS encoding DUF4301 family protein produces MITTQDKELLAKKGITEAQIAEQLACFQTGFPYLKLDAAASIEKGILAPDAEEKNAYLAAWDAYKNTDKIIVKFVPASGAASRMFKNLFEFLSAEYDKPTTKFEQAFFDGIKDFAFYDDLNVACQRTAGKDIPGLMEEGNYKAVVAALLETAGLNYGALPKGLLKFHKYPEGSRTPLEEHLAEGAMYAAGKSGKVNVHFTVSTEHRELFKKLVEEKAEAFGKRYGVDYYITFSEQKPNTDTIAADMDNQPFRDNGKLLFRPGGHGALIENLNDLDADIIFIKNIDNVVPDKLKADTVTYKKLIAGVLVSLQKKAFEYLELLDSGKYTHEQIMEILQFLQKQLFCKNPETKNLEDAELVIYLKNKLNRPMRVCGMVKNVGEPGGGPFLAYNSDGTISLQILESSQIDMNDPAKKEMFEKGTHFNPVDLVCAVRDYKGHKFDLVKYVDKATGFISYKSKNGKDLKALELPGLWNGAMSDWNTVFVEVPLTTFNPVKTVNDLLREQHQ; encoded by the coding sequence ATGATAACGACACAGGACAAAGAGTTGCTTGCCAAGAAAGGCATCACGGAGGCGCAGATAGCAGAACAGCTGGCTTGCTTCCAGACGGGTTTTCCTTATTTGAAACTGGACGCTGCCGCTTCCATAGAAAAAGGCATATTGGCTCCTGACGCAGAAGAAAAGAACGCATATCTGGCTGCATGGGATGCTTATAAGAATACGGATAAAATCATCGTGAAGTTTGTTCCTGCTTCGGGCGCTGCCAGTCGTATGTTCAAGAATCTGTTCGAGTTTCTGTCCGCAGAGTATGACAAACCTACTACAAAGTTTGAGCAGGCATTCTTCGACGGAATCAAGGATTTTGCTTTCTATGACGACTTGAATGTAGCTTGTCAGCGTACAGCCGGAAAAGATATTCCGGGGCTGATGGAAGAAGGTAATTACAAAGCCGTAGTAGCTGCCCTTCTCGAAACTGCCGGACTCAACTACGGAGCACTTCCGAAAGGTCTGCTCAAATTCCATAAATATCCCGAAGGTTCACGTACTCCACTGGAAGAACATCTTGCCGAAGGCGCTATGTATGCAGCCGGAAAAAGTGGTAAAGTCAACGTACACTTCACTGTCTCTACCGAACATCGCGAACTCTTCAAGAAACTGGTGGAAGAGAAAGCCGAAGCATTCGGCAAACGTTACGGAGTAGACTATTACATCACCTTCTCCGAACAGAAACCAAATACCGACACCATCGCTGCCGATATGGACAACCAGCCGTTCCGAGACAATGGTAAACTCCTGTTCCGTCCGGGTGGGCACGGTGCACTGATCGAGAACCTGAACGATCTCGACGCTGATATTATCTTCATCAAGAATATCGACAACGTAGTACCCGATAAACTGAAAGCCGACACCGTTACTTATAAAAAACTGATTGCCGGCGTACTCGTGTCCTTGCAGAAAAAGGCATTCGAATACCTCGAACTGCTCGACAGCGGAAAGTATACGCACGAGCAAATCATGGAAATTCTCCAATTCCTGCAAAAACAACTTTTCTGCAAGAATCCCGAAACGAAGAACCTCGAAGATGCCGAACTGGTGATCTACCTGAAGAACAAACTGAACCGTCCGATGCGTGTATGCGGTATGGTGAAGAATGTAGGTGAGCCGGGTGGCGGTCCGTTCCTTGCTTATAACAGTGACGGAACTATCTCACTGCAAATCCTCGAAAGCTCTCAGATCGACATGAACGATCCTGCCAAAAAGGAAATGTTCGAAAAGGGTACGCACTTCAATCCGGTAGACTTGGTTTGTGCCGTACGCGATTATAAAGGTCACAAGTTCGACCTGGTGAAATATGTAGATAAGGCGACCGGCTTCATTTCTTATAAATCAAAGAACGGAAAAGACCTGAAAGCGCTTGAACTTCCCGGCTTATGGAATGGTGCGATGAGCGACTGGAACACAGTATTCGTAGAAGTTCCTCTTACCACTTTCAATCCGGTGAAAACGGTGAACGACCTGTTGCGCGAGCAGCATCAGTAG
- a CDS encoding MATE family efflux transporter yields MSKNDPHILGKESIGKLLLQYSIPAIIGMTITSIYNIIDSIFIGHGVGAMAIAGLAVSFPLMNLVVAFCTLVSAGGSTIASIRLGQKDMKGATEILSHTLMLCITNSFFFGILSFIFLDDILTFFGASPDTLPYARSFMQVILLGTPITYTMIGLNNVMRATGYPKKAMLTSMVTVVANIILAPIFIFHFEWGMRGAATATVISQLIGMVWVVSHFCKKDSTVHFEGKVWKMKGRIVESIFAIGMSPFLMNVCACAIVIVINNSLQEHGGDMAIGAYGIINRLLTLYVMIVLGLTMGMQPIVGYNFGAQKIDRVKQTLKLGIISGVVITSSGFLICEFFPHAVSAVFTDSDELIGLAVDGLRLTVLMFPFVGAQIVIGNFFQSIGKVKISIFLSLTRQLLYLLPCLLLFPHWWGLKGIWISLPVSDSLAFITAVISLMIYIKKVSKEHPIADKVAE; encoded by the coding sequence ATGAGCAAAAACGATCCGCACATATTAGGAAAAGAAAGCATCGGTAAACTACTGTTGCAATACTCCATTCCCGCTATCATCGGGATGACAATCACGTCTATCTATAATATCATCGACAGCATCTTCATCGGTCACGGTGTGGGTGCGATGGCTATTGCCGGACTGGCGGTGAGCTTTCCTCTGATGAATCTGGTCGTTGCTTTCTGTACACTCGTTTCGGCGGGTGGTTCTACCATCGCTTCTATTCGCCTGGGACAGAAAGATATGAAAGGGGCTACGGAGATTCTGTCACATACGCTGATGCTCTGTATCACAAATTCTTTCTTTTTCGGTATCCTGTCTTTTATCTTTCTTGATGATATACTGACTTTCTTTGGTGCCAGTCCCGACACACTGCCTTATGCACGGAGTTTTATGCAGGTGATTTTATTGGGAACTCCCATCACATACACGATGATCGGTCTGAATAATGTGATGCGTGCCACCGGATATCCGAAGAAAGCGATGCTTACTTCTATGGTAACGGTAGTAGCAAATATCATCCTCGCTCCTATCTTTATCTTTCACTTTGAATGGGGAATGCGGGGAGCGGCTACAGCAACGGTTATCTCACAGCTGATCGGAATGGTATGGGTGGTGAGCCACTTCTGCAAGAAAGACAGTACGGTGCATTTTGAGGGAAAGGTCTGGAAAATGAAAGGAAGGATTGTAGAGAGTATTTTCGCTATCGGCATGTCTCCTTTCCTGATGAATGTCTGTGCTTGTGCCATCGTTATCGTGATTAATAATAGTTTGCAGGAACATGGAGGCGACATGGCTATCGGTGCTTACGGAATCATCAACCGGTTGCTGACGCTTTATGTCATGATCGTATTGGGACTGACGATGGGCATGCAGCCGATTGTAGGCTACAACTTCGGAGCACAGAAGATAGACCGGGTGAAACAGACGCTAAAGCTGGGAATTATTTCCGGTGTAGTGATTACAAGCAGTGGCTTTCTGATTTGCGAGTTTTTCCCTCATGCAGTATCGGCAGTCTTCACGGATAGTGATGAGTTAATCGGACTTGCGGTGGACGGTCTTCGGTTGACTGTACTTATGTTCCCGTTTGTAGGAGCACAGATTGTAATCGGTAACTTCTTCCAAAGTATAGGCAAAGTAAAAATAAGTATTTTCCTTTCGTTGACGCGGCAGTTGCTTTATTTGCTGCCTTGCCTGTTGTTATTCCCGCATTGGTGGGGACTGAAGGGAATATGGATCAGTCTGCCGGTATCGGACTCTTTAGCATTTATTACGGCAGTTATCAGTCTGATGATTTATATAAAGAAAGTATCGAAAGAACATCCGATAGCGGATAAAGTGGCGGAATAA
- a CDS encoding MFS transporter: MAVKLWTVHFMRICVANLLLFISLYILFPVLSVEMADRLGVPVAQTGVIFLFFTLGMFLIGPFHAYLVDAYKRKYVCMFSFATMVAATAGYAFVTNITELILLSTVQGLAFGIATTAGITLAIDITNATLRSAGNVSFSWMARLGMIIGIVLGVWLYQSYSFKNLLSVSVITGAAGVLMVSGVYVPFRAPIVTRLYSFDRFLLLRGWVPAINMILITFVPGLLIPLVHRFLNDSVLGSSGIPIPFFVGTGIGYLASLLLARLFILKEKTLRLVLVGIILEIVAITLLASGFPVGVPSILLGLGLGLVMPEFLVMFVKLSHHCQRGTANTTHLLASEVGFASGIAVACYFDLEADKMLYTGQVVAVIALIFFILVTYPYYKRKKVR; the protein is encoded by the coding sequence ATGGCAGTTAAATTGTGGACAGTTCATTTTATGCGGATATGCGTAGCTAATTTGCTGTTGTTTATCTCCCTGTATATCTTGTTTCCGGTACTTTCCGTTGAGATGGCAGACCGTCTCGGAGTACCGGTGGCACAGACAGGAGTGATCTTTCTTTTTTTCACTTTAGGAATGTTCCTTATCGGTCCGTTCCATGCTTATCTCGTAGATGCTTATAAGCGTAAGTACGTATGTATGTTCTCTTTTGCCACGATGGTGGCAGCAACGGCAGGATACGCCTTTGTGACGAACATCACGGAACTTATCTTGTTGAGCACCGTACAGGGACTGGCTTTCGGAATCGCTACCACCGCAGGAATCACACTTGCCATTGACATAACGAACGCTACACTTCGCAGTGCCGGAAATGTCAGTTTCTCCTGGATGGCACGTCTGGGGATGATTATAGGCATTGTTCTGGGTGTCTGGCTTTATCAGAGCTATTCCTTTAAAAATCTATTGTCTGTATCGGTGATTACCGGAGCAGCAGGTGTTTTGATGGTATCCGGAGTATATGTGCCTTTCCGTGCACCGATTGTGACCAGGCTTTATTCATTCGATCGCTTTTTGCTGTTGCGTGGATGGGTGCCTGCCATCAATATGATTCTGATCACCTTCGTTCCGGGATTGTTGATTCCGCTTGTACACCGTTTCCTTAACGATTCCGTATTGGGAAGCAGTGGAATCCCTATACCGTTCTTTGTCGGTACAGGCATCGGATATCTTGCCTCCCTGTTGCTGGCGCGTCTGTTTATTCTGAAAGAAAAAACTCTGCGGCTGGTGCTCGTCGGCATCATACTGGAGATTGTAGCCATCACTCTGCTGGCCTCCGGTTTCCCGGTAGGCGTACCTTCCATACTCTTGGGTTTGGGACTGGGGTTGGTGATGCCGGAATTTCTGGTCATGTTCGTGAAACTGTCACATCATTGTCAGCGGGGTACGGCAAATACCACTCATCTGTTGGCCAGCGAAGTCGGATTCGCATCCGGAATAGCTGTTGCGTGTTACTTCGATTTGGAAGCGGATAAGATGCTCTATACAGGACAGGTGGTAGCTGTGATTGCTTTGATTTTCTTTATACTGGTTACATATCCATATTATAAGAGAAAGAAAGTGAGATAA
- a CDS encoding RelA/SpoT family protein yields MDDFFTSEEKKELFSLYRHLLQSAGDTIFWRDCQKLKKHLIKAAQCNGLQRNNFGMNPVIRDLQTAVIVAEEIGMKGSCLVGIMLHEIVKAHILSIEEVNAEYGEDVGSIIKGLVKTNELYSKSPAIESENFRNLLLSFAEDMRVILIMIADRVNIMRQIKDTGNEEDRVKVANEAAYLYAPLAHKLGLYKLKSELEDLSLKYTQRETYYFIKEKLNETKASRDKYIASFIDPIQKKVKEAGLKFDIKGRTKSIHSIWNKIQKQKTPFEGIYDLFAIRIILDSEPDPAKEKQECWQVYSIVTDMYQPNPKRLRDWLSIPKSNGYESLHITVMGPEGRWVEVQIRTRRMDEIAERGLAAHWRYKGIKGETGLDEWLTSVREALENADNDSLKVMDQFKMDLYEDEVFVFTPKGDLFKLAKGATVLDFAFHIHSKLGCKCIGAKVNGKNVQLKQKLNSGDQVEIMTSNTQTPKQDWLNIVTTSKARTKIRQALKEMVARQHDFAKETLERKFKNRKMEYDEATMMRLIKRLGFKNVTEFYQKIADETLDVNDILDKYLEQQRRDNDTHDEIVYRSAEGYNLQATQEEPSSKEDVLVIDQNLKGLEFKLAKCCNPIYGDDVFGFVTVSGGIKIHRADCPNANQMRERFGYRIVKARWAGKSVGTQYPITLRVVGHDDIGIVTNITSIISKENGISLRSIGINSNDGLFSGTLTVMVGDTGRLEALIKKLRTVKGVKQVSRN; encoded by the coding sequence ATGGACGACTTTTTTACATCAGAGGAAAAGAAGGAGCTTTTTTCACTCTACAGGCATCTGTTGCAATCTGCCGGAGATACGATTTTCTGGAGGGATTGCCAAAAATTAAAGAAACATCTTATCAAAGCCGCCCAGTGTAACGGGCTGCAACGCAATAACTTCGGGATGAATCCCGTCATCAGAGATTTACAAACGGCAGTTATCGTAGCCGAAGAAATTGGCATGAAAGGTTCGTGTCTGGTCGGCATCATGCTTCACGAAATAGTGAAGGCACATATCCTGTCTATCGAAGAAGTGAATGCCGAATATGGCGAAGATGTAGGCAGTATCATCAAAGGACTGGTGAAAACAAACGAACTGTACTCCAAAAGTCCGGCGATAGAATCGGAGAATTTCCGCAATCTCCTGCTCTCTTTTGCCGAAGATATGCGCGTCATCCTGATTATGATCGCAGACCGTGTGAACATCATGCGCCAAATCAAGGATACAGGCAACGAGGAAGACCGGGTGAAAGTAGCGAACGAAGCTGCTTACCTATATGCTCCGCTGGCCCACAAACTGGGACTTTACAAGCTGAAATCGGAATTGGAAGACTTGTCGCTGAAATATACGCAGCGGGAAACCTACTACTTTATAAAGGAGAAGCTCAACGAGACGAAAGCATCCCGCGACAAGTATATCGCTTCTTTCATCGATCCTATCCAGAAGAAGGTAAAGGAAGCCGGACTGAAGTTCGACATCAAGGGACGTACCAAATCCATCCATTCCATCTGGAATAAGATTCAGAAGCAGAAGACTCCGTTTGAAGGTATCTATGACTTGTTCGCTATCCGTATCATTCTGGATTCCGAACCGGACCCGGCCAAAGAAAAGCAGGAATGCTGGCAGGTCTATTCTATCGTAACGGATATGTATCAGCCGAACCCGAAACGTCTGCGGGACTGGCTCTCGATTCCAAAGAGCAACGGTTATGAATCGTTGCACATTACCGTGATGGGCCCGGAAGGAAGATGGGTGGAAGTACAGATCCGTACCCGCCGGATGGACGAGATCGCTGAACGGGGACTCGCCGCACACTGGAGATACAAAGGTATCAAAGGGGAAACAGGACTGGACGAATGGCTGACTTCGGTACGTGAAGCGCTTGAAAATGCGGATAACGACTCACTGAAAGTGATGGATCAGTTCAAGATGGACCTTTACGAGGATGAGGTATTTGTATTCACGCCTAAAGGAGACTTATTCAAACTTGCCAAAGGAGCTACTGTGCTCGATTTCGCATTCCACATCCATAGCAAACTGGGATGCAAGTGTATCGGTGCGAAAGTAAACGGCAAAAATGTACAGCTCAAACAGAAACTGAACAGCGGTGATCAGGTAGAAATCATGACGTCGAATACCCAGACTCCCAAACAGGACTGGCTCAACATCGTGACGACTTCCAAAGCCCGCACCAAGATACGGCAGGCACTCAAAGAGATGGTAGCACGCCAGCACGATTTCGCCAAAGAGACACTGGAACGGAAGTTCAAGAACCGGAAGATGGAGTATGACGAAGCCACCATGATGCGCCTGATCAAGCGGCTGGGCTTTAAAAATGTGACAGAGTTTTATCAGAAGATTGCTGACGAGACATTGGATGTCAACGACATTCTGGACAAATACCTTGAACAGCAGAGACGGGACAATGACACGCACGATGAGATTGTGTATCGCAGTGCCGAAGGATATAATTTGCAGGCAACTCAGGAAGAACCTAGTTCAAAAGAGGATGTACTGGTCATTGATCAGAATCTGAAAGGACTGGAATTTAAACTGGCCAAATGCTGTAACCCGATCTATGGGGATGATGTATTCGGATTTGTAACCGTGAGCGGAGGTATCAAGATTCACCGGGCAGACTGTCCGAATGCCAATCAGATGCGCGAACGGTTCGGATACCGGATTGTTAAAGCGCGTTGGGCTGGCAAGTCAGTCGGTACGCAGTATCCTATTACGCTGCGCGTAGTAGGTCATGATGATATCGGCATTGTTACCAATATTACTTCCATCATTTCCAAAGAGAATGGAATCAGTCTGCGGTCCATCGGAATCAATTCTAACGACGGACTATTCTCCGGAACGCTTACGGTCATGGTGGGTGATACCGGACGACTGGAAGCGCTGATCAAAAAGCTGCGGACAGTGAAGGGAGTTAAACAGGTAAGCAGAAACTAA
- a CDS encoding chloramphenicol acetyltransferase, with product MNQIEKIIDIATWNRKEHFEHFSAFDDPFFGVTVHVDCTRSYQEAKDKGVSFSLLLLHRIITAASKVEEFRYRIEGDKVVCYDSLLPEATVGRADHTFSFAAFEYDPDELTFIRKAKTEMERLQATTGLNKGGTFHPNAIHYSAVPWLAFTDMKHPSNMRSGDSVPKISTGKYFREGEKLMLPISVTCHHGLMDGYHVAKFIETLDL from the coding sequence ATGAATCAGATAGAAAAGATCATTGACATTGCAACATGGAACAGAAAAGAGCATTTTGAACATTTCAGCGCATTCGATGATCCCTTTTTCGGAGTGACAGTCCATGTAGACTGTACCCGTTCTTATCAGGAGGCTAAAGACAAAGGCGTCTCCTTTTCTCTTTTACTATTACATCGTATCATCACTGCCGCAAGCAAAGTCGAGGAATTCCGTTACCGCATCGAGGGCGACAAGGTAGTCTGCTATGACAGTCTTCTTCCCGAAGCGACAGTAGGGCGTGCCGATCATACTTTTTCTTTTGCTGCCTTTGAGTACGATCCCGATGAGCTCACTTTTATCCGTAAGGCGAAAACCGAAATGGAGCGGCTGCAAGCCACCACCGGACTGAACAAAGGAGGAACTTTCCATCCCAACGCCATTCACTATTCGGCTGTCCCATGGCTGGCCTTTACAGATATGAAACACCCTTCGAACATGCGTTCGGGCGATAGCGTCCCCAAAATATCCACCGGAAAATACTTTCGGGAAGGAGAGAAGCTGATGCTCCCCATTTCCGTCACTTGTCATCACGGACTGATGGATGGTTATCATGTTGCCAAGTTTATTGAGACCCTTGATTTATGA